A portion of the Paenibacillus hamazuiensis genome contains these proteins:
- a CDS encoding VanZ family protein — protein sequence MRLFLRWIPAIICMAIIFYASSQTHSQQDITPAISAIIPNSIASNNLSEINFIYGEATINISTMGVAGLIEFFIRKIAHFTIYAMLGFSVSFALRSKTLFNRLTVTVFLCVIYAASDEFHQRLTGGRTALFSDVIIDTIGSFFGATILIFIKLFKNRYKRNS from the coding sequence ATGAGACTGTTTCTACGATGGATTCCCGCAATTATTTGTATGGCAATCATCTTCTACGCTTCATCCCAAACTCATAGTCAGCAAGACATTACACCAGCGATCAGTGCAATCATCCCCAATTCCATAGCCAGTAATAACTTATCCGAGATAAATTTCATCTATGGGGAAGCCACAATCAATATTTCAACTATGGGAGTTGCTGGCTTAATAGAGTTTTTCATTCGAAAAATTGCTCATTTTACAATATACGCAATGCTCGGTTTCTCAGTATCTTTCGCCCTACGAAGTAAAACCCTGTTTAATCGTTTAACAGTTACTGTTTTCCTTTGTGTTATATATGCTGCCTCAGATGAATTCCATCAAAGATTAACTGGAGGAAGAACTGCCCTTTTTTCCGATGTGATAATTGATACAATTGGTTCTTTTTTCGGGGCTACAATTTTGATTTTTATTAAATTGTTTAAAAATCGATACAAGAGAAATTCATAA
- a CDS encoding S-layer homology domain-containing protein: MSNRVLTKKISAMLSVMLLVSMLVPVLAFAATGFSNLVYKNGTVSGTVYSSVYTGVKDAVYLNVYSPSNALVTTTTATYSTYANGNYYYDFSKYFSNEFNYVTVYADVYQNGTVGESVYQTVYNTTDKSTSGRSSRGSSGSAAPISTNNSIQAESNGNVDATALKNALAASKNVEIKISGEIAIIPASALVDALKDGAVITVVSDNGSYSLPLSVLDLDALTKELDVTVDVLNIKVSIKKLSDDAAKAVADAAASLGANQVSDVVDFNVVAEGKDGKTANIKFGNTYVSRSVKLSKSVDSSKATGVLYNEATNKLSFVPAVFGTKDDQPIATLKRNGNSIYTVVELNKSFDDIASHWAKADIELLANKLVVDGVSDNKFDADRNITRAEFAALVVRALGLSTVSAASDFTDVKSGAWYADAVAAAAQAGIINGYEDKTFRPDAQITREELAAMAVRAMSYADIATTVSADDQASLLKKFKDADDIVWAKAEIAAAINAGLINGLTDTTLGPDSQATRAQTATILKRFLSTANFIN; the protein is encoded by the coding sequence GTGTCAAATCGCGTTTTAACGAAGAAAATTTCTGCAATGCTATCTGTTATGCTGCTTGTTTCCATGCTTGTTCCGGTACTTGCTTTTGCCGCAACAGGATTTTCGAATCTTGTTTATAAAAACGGTACCGTTTCAGGAACAGTTTATTCCTCGGTTTATACCGGTGTAAAAGATGCTGTTTATCTAAACGTGTATTCGCCGTCTAATGCACTTGTGACCACTACCACTGCTACATACAGCACATATGCTAACGGCAACTACTACTATGACTTTTCTAAATACTTTTCCAACGAGTTTAATTATGTAACTGTTTATGCAGATGTATACCAAAACGGTACCGTTGGTGAATCGGTTTACCAAACGGTATACAACACAACCGATAAAAGCACTAGCGGCAGAAGTAGTAGAGGCTCCAGCGGAAGTGCTGCTCCGATCAGCACTAACAATAGCATTCAAGCAGAGTCCAACGGTAATGTAGATGCAACGGCATTGAAAAATGCGCTCGCTGCATCTAAAAACGTAGAAATCAAAATCAGCGGGGAAATCGCCATCATTCCGGCTTCGGCACTTGTTGATGCACTGAAAGACGGCGCGGTTATTACCGTAGTATCTGATAACGGTTCTTATTCCCTGCCTCTGTCAGTGCTCGACCTGGATGCATTGACGAAAGAACTTGATGTAACTGTTGATGTTTTGAACATTAAAGTATCCATTAAGAAGCTTTCCGACGATGCTGCTAAAGCAGTAGCTGACGCGGCTGCAAGCCTTGGTGCAAATCAAGTTTCGGATGTCGTTGATTTCAATGTTGTTGCAGAAGGTAAAGACGGTAAAACTGCGAACATCAAGTTTGGCAATACCTATGTTTCGCGTTCTGTGAAATTGAGCAAATCGGTTGACTCCAGCAAAGCAACAGGCGTTCTCTACAACGAAGCTACGAATAAGCTGAGCTTTGTACCAGCTGTTTTCGGAACTAAGGACGACCAGCCTATTGCTACGCTGAAGCGTAACGGCAACAGCATCTACACTGTGGTTGAATTGAACAAGAGCTTCGACGATATCGCTTCCCACTGGGCTAAAGCTGACATCGAGCTGCTTGCGAACAAACTGGTTGTTGACGGTGTAAGTGACAATAAGTTCGATGCAGACCGTAACATCACTCGTGCTGAATTTGCTGCTCTTGTGGTACGTGCTCTCGGATTGTCTACTGTATCGGCCGCTAGCGACTTTACTGATGTGAAGTCCGGTGCTTGGTATGCTGACGCTGTAGCTGCTGCAGCTCAAGCCGGTATTATTAACGGCTATGAAGACAAAACGTTCCGTCCTGATGCGCAAATCACTCGCGAAGAATTGGCTGCTATGGCTGTTCGTGCTATGAGCTATGCCGATATCGCTACAACGGTTTCGGCTGACGATCAAGCAAGTCTGCTGAAAAAGTTCAAAGACGCTGACGACATCGTTTGGGCGAAAGCTGAAATCGCTGCTGCTATCAACGCTGGTTTGATCAATGGTCTGACTGACACTACTCTCGGACCGGACAGCCAAGCTACACGCGCACAAACAGCTACAATCCTTAAGCGTTTCTTGTCTACAGCTAACTTTATCAACTAA
- a CDS encoding O-antigen ligase family protein, translating into MIKSKTYANQKKNKSMEGGFSFLNLTIITLTCIFIFLTPYQKALFNGNTFEFERPLYTTFFFASIALIILSVWMFNNYKISKFSIILLFCIWCIPLSFFISSFNSVSLHLATNSIYISLFYAFCFVIGITSFKKSKSFILISRTLWISSLLIILFGLLNYFGDASLFGLINWSTIPESISKIYKDSVMMTDIGLRLTSVFQYANTYACFLLAFLFLSLSNLVRSNSKTGAILYSIVLVPTLVSFFLTLSRGALVIVPIIFLLILPFFSFLRQILFLLYFCISTLASLLILKKISMIGENTFKEATSNFFWTGWFIVIAAGIISSLIIYVIQHFALKYEKRIDDKIKFKYKNFLLSIIIVLLGTIIGYFIVNKSSIVNIFPEEIKERIENINLDQHSVRERETFYKDAIKLIKDYPLLGAGGGAWSVIYEKYQNNPYTSRQAHNFFLQYIIEVGIIGFFCLLLFLLAIYYLIITSYFKRNIRFSDKSIGLLIFNTTILFHSAIDFDLSYVYLGAIVFLFFGVILSNVQEDNSENHSFSVLSSKYRLTSIISMTLAIIGIITTFSTFKMLQGSTLFNNSIALINRHAAYQDISKPLDQAISLQPKHPDYILFKSSLLIQLYTQTKNEQFYNQANDLINKIKATEPYNRQILEQEYDLLIKKGNLEKAYELINNALAIYPWDSSLYERAIVIKFTIGQNNKSLEKQEWDIALNIYTEFQNKIKELEKLPKTQGQGRPFYVTPDMAMAVGQIYYSRKEYSNSESVFRSAMREDELDVQINRSVIRWLLASLIKQGTNDTRLYEKLLEKDPSEKQKINELISTP; encoded by the coding sequence ATGATAAAAAGCAAAACTTATGCTAATCAGAAAAAGAATAAATCTATGGAAGGTGGTTTTTCTTTTCTCAATCTTACAATTATCACTTTAACATGTATCTTCATTTTTTTAACACCCTATCAAAAAGCCTTATTTAATGGAAATACTTTTGAATTTGAAAGGCCTCTATATACTACTTTCTTTTTTGCTTCTATTGCTTTAATTATTTTATCTGTTTGGATGTTTAATAATTATAAAATTTCAAAATTTTCGATTATACTTCTTTTCTGTATTTGGTGCATACCTCTTTCTTTTTTTATTTCTAGTTTTAACTCCGTTTCCTTACATTTAGCCACCAATTCAATTTATATAAGTCTTTTTTATGCATTTTGTTTTGTTATTGGGATTACAAGTTTCAAAAAAAGCAAATCGTTTATATTAATTAGTAGAACTCTCTGGATTTCATCGTTATTAATTATTCTATTTGGATTATTGAATTATTTCGGTGATGCTTCGTTATTTGGGCTAATAAATTGGTCGACAATCCCGGAAAGTATTTCAAAAATTTATAAAGATTCAGTCATGATGACAGATATAGGACTTAGATTGACTTCCGTTTTCCAGTACGCAAATACTTATGCTTGTTTCCTACTAGCATTTTTGTTCTTATCTTTATCAAACTTAGTTAGAAGTAATTCAAAAACTGGTGCAATATTATATAGTATAGTATTAGTACCGACTTTAGTTTCGTTTTTTCTAACTTTATCACGCGGCGCACTTGTGATTGTACCGATCATATTTTTATTGATATTACCCTTTTTTTCTTTTTTAAGGCAAATTTTATTTCTACTATATTTCTGCATATCAACATTGGCATCTTTATTAATCTTGAAAAAAATATCAATGATAGGGGAGAATACTTTTAAAGAGGCTACTTCTAACTTTTTTTGGACTGGGTGGTTCATTGTAATCGCCGCAGGTATAATAAGTTCTCTTATTATATATGTTATTCAACATTTTGCTCTAAAATATGAAAAAAGAATTGATGATAAAATCAAATTTAAGTATAAAAATTTTTTATTATCAATAATCATTGTATTACTCGGAACAATAATCGGATATTTTATTGTAAACAAGTCATCGATAGTGAATATATTTCCAGAGGAAATCAAAGAACGGATAGAAAATATCAACTTGGATCAACATAGTGTCAGAGAACGTGAGACTTTTTATAAAGATGCAATAAAATTAATAAAAGACTATCCTCTCTTAGGAGCAGGTGGTGGAGCATGGTCTGTTATCTATGAAAAATACCAAAATAATCCGTACACCAGTAGGCAAGCTCATAATTTTTTCTTGCAGTATATTATTGAAGTTGGGATTATTGGATTTTTTTGCTTATTGCTATTTTTACTCGCAATATATTATCTAATTATCACTAGTTATTTCAAGAGAAATATTCGATTTTCAGATAAATCAATAGGTTTATTAATCTTTAATACAACTATATTATTCCACTCTGCAATAGACTTCGACTTAAGTTATGTCTATCTTGGGGCAATTGTCTTTTTATTTTTTGGAGTAATATTATCTAACGTTCAAGAAGACAATAGCGAAAATCATTCATTTTCCGTCTTATCTTCTAAATACAGGCTTACAAGCATTATTTCAATGACTCTTGCGATTATCGGCATTATAACAACATTTAGTACTTTCAAAATGTTGCAAGGAAGCACTCTTTTTAACAACTCAATAGCTTTAATTAATAGGCATGCTGCTTATCAAGATATATCAAAGCCTCTTGATCAGGCAATTTCATTACAACCTAAACACCCTGATTATATTCTTTTTAAATCTTCACTTTTAATTCAGTTATACACTCAAACCAAAAATGAGCAATTCTACAATCAGGCCAATGATTTAATAAATAAAATAAAAGCTACCGAACCATACAACCGACAAATCCTGGAACAAGAATATGATCTTTTAATAAAAAAAGGAAACTTGGAAAAAGCTTACGAACTAATTAATAATGCCTTGGCCATATATCCGTGGGATTCTTCTTTGTATGAGCGGGCAATCGTTATCAAGTTTACAATCGGACAAAATAATAAAAGCCTTGAAAAACAAGAATGGGATATTGCCTTAAACATATACACAGAATTTCAAAATAAGATTAAAGAACTTGAAAAATTACCAAAAACTCAAGGGCAAGGCAGACCTTTCTATGTTACTCCTGATATGGCCATGGCAGTAGGACAAATTTATTACTCACGCAAAGAGTATTCTAATAGTGAATCTGTTTTCAGATCAGCGATGCGAGAAGATGAGTTAGATGTTCAAATAAATAGGTCAGTAATTCGATGGTTACTCGCGTCCTTAATTAAACAAGGAACTAATGATACGAGATTATACGAAAAATTGTTGGAAAAAGATCCTTCTGAAAAACAGAAAATTAATGAACTTATATCAACTCCCTAA